In Papio anubis isolate 15944 chromosome 20, Panubis1.0, whole genome shotgun sequence, a single window of DNA contains:
- the LOC116271634 gene encoding vomeronasal type-2 receptor 26-like: MHSLVLLCPLCSDPCGACVAPKHSHGQDQQPDSELPPRCLPHALLSLFLALHQPPQPCHLPPLTDHLCSYVHSGCVFCRAFQATRPASRIRKWMGPQKTHSVVFLCSCIQGTLCGIWLGTEPPFVDNDPQSVPGYIIIQCNEGSVTAFHSVLGYLGFLVLGTLAVVFLARNLPDAFNEAKFLTFSMLVSCGVWVSFLPSYYSTQGKARVAVRSSPSWAPALGYLAASLLPSAM, from the coding sequence ATGCACAGCCTTGTTCTACTCTGCCCTCTCTGTTCTGATCCTTGTGGAGCTTGTGTGGCACCGAAACACTCCCATGGTCAGGACCAGCAACCTGACTCTGAGCTACCCCCGCGTTGTCTCCCTCACgctctgctttctctcttccttgctCTTCATCAGCCGCCCCAGCCCTGCCACCTGCCTCCTCTGACGGACCACCTTTGCAGCTATGTTCACAGTGGCTGTGTCTTCTGCAGGGCCTTCCAGGCTACAAGGCCAGCAAGCAGGATCCGAAAGTGGATGGGTCCCCAAAAAACACATTCTGTTGTCTTCCTTTGCTCCTGTATCCAAGGGACCCTCTGTGGAATCTGGCTGGGGACAGAGCCTCCCTTCGTAGACAACGACCCTCAGTCCGTGCCTGGCTACATCATTATCCAGTGTAATGAGGGCTCTGTCACTGCCTTCCACTCTGTCTTGGGCTATCTGGGCTTCTTGGTTTTGGGGACCCTTGCTGTAGTCTTTCTGGCAAGGAACCTGCCTGATGCCTTCAACGAAGCCAAGTTCCTCACCTTCAGCATGCTGGTGTCCTGTGGTGTCTGGGTGTCCTTCCTCCCAAGTTACTACAGCACCCAGGGCAAGGCCAGAGTGGCCGTGAGATCTTCTCCATCGTGGGCTCCAGCGCTGGGTTACTTGGCTGCATCTTTGCTCCCAAGTGCTATGTGA